In one window of Solanum pennellii chromosome 2, SPENNV200 DNA:
- the LOC107010892 gene encoding B3 domain-containing protein Os11g0197600-like, which yields MDDGMSWEAKIVREASDYFICEGDWRWFVVYNKLELGDMLIFYLVEKSTFHVLHYSKKPRTNIRHFEELSSEDEVENVEEKDDEEENIEASRKSKKVKTEPKESSVHGTPSTESDDDSTDILDGTPTSNRSGKTKISDMVVHSVENLGHCPLGQSSKMKRQGDTEDDVSLDIHIKRMEIEKKLQGVASPPFTIVDHLTIDNEGCKMQSQQSSVIYDVRKTVMDKEKAIAYQRAKANFKSKNPFFTSFMHPSYISRSSNHLCIMLRFARTYIPENCSNIMLRVAGRGSLPVTYYTGKAQAKIGIGWVAFVLDNQLKVGDVCVFEVIKGTQIFMNVTIFRAAGSMPMQETDGQIVVSFH from the exons ATGGATGACGGGATGTCTTGGGAAGCTAAGATAGTTAGGGAGGCGTCTGATTATTTTATATGTGAAGGAGACTGGCGATGGTTTGTGGTGTATAACAAGTTGGAGTTAGGGGACATGTTGATCTTCTATCTTGTTGAGAAATCAACCTTTCATGTCCTGCATTACTCCAAGAAACCTCGTACCAACATTCGACATTTTGAAGAACTCAGCTCCGAGGATGAGGTAGAAAATGTTGAAGAGAAAGACGATGAGGAAGAGAACATTGAAGCTTCAAGAAAATCTAAGAAAGTGAAAACAGAGCCAAAAGAATCGTCAG TTCATGGTACACCGTCCACCGAGTCGGATGATGATTCTACAGATATCCTAGATGGTACTCCAACAAGCAACAGATCAgggaaaacaaaaatttcagaCATGGTTGTGCATTCTGTTGAAAACCTAGGCCATTGTCCATTAGGACAGTCCAGCAAAATGAAAAGACAAGGAGATACAGAGGATGATGTTTCACTTGACATTCATATCAAAAGAATGGAGATTGAGAAGAAGCTACAGGGTGTTGCTTCACCTCCTTTCACAATAGTGGACCACTTAA CAATCGACAACGAAGGCTGCAAGATGCAGAGTCAACAATCCAGTGTAATTTATGATGTGCGCAAGACAGTAATGGATAAAGAGAAGGCTATAGCATATCAAAGAGCAAAAGCTAATTTCAAGTCTAAAAATCCattctttacatcttttatGCATCCTTCGTATATCTCCAGATCGAGCAATCATCTG TGCATAATGTTGAGATTTGCTAGGACATATATCCCAGAAAACTGCAGCAACATAATGCTTCGTGTTGCAGGCAGGGGATCTTTGCCTGTCACATACTATACGGGAAAAGCACAAGCTAAGATTGGCATTGGCTGGGTAGCGTTCGTGCTTGACAATCAGTTAAAAGTAGGTGATGTTTGTGTTTTTGAAGTTATTAAAGGCACTCAGATCTTCATGAATGTCACTATATTTCGGGCAGCAGGGAGCATGCCAATGCAGGAAACTGATGGGCAGATTGTAGTTAGTTTTCATTAG